From Miscanthus floridulus cultivar M001 chromosome 15, ASM1932011v1, whole genome shotgun sequence, the proteins below share one genomic window:
- the LOC136507346 gene encoding uncharacterized protein, whose amino-acid sequence MVRPRACAPPPPPPRSAAAALALRHARASSIRRARASPAPCPCLALPPSPGDPAAPALAAQRPREPRPRPAALASAAGQRSRPDPVAPWPQPRPDDPDGARPGRRSCLAPAPQPHRTRRPRGPTSPAVPDEAGCPWSGRRAPPTASQQ is encoded by the coding sequence ATGGTTCGACCCCGCGCCtgcgctccgccgccgccgccgccacgctccgccgccgccgccctcgcgctCCGCCACGCTCGCGCCTCGTCGATCCGCCGCGCCCGTGCCTCTCCCGCGCCTTGCCCGTGCCTTGCTCTGCCGCCCAGTCCCGGCGACCCCGCGGCGCCGGCACTGGCGGCCCAGCGCCCGCGCGAGCCGCGCCCACGCCCGGCGGCGCTCGCCTCGGCGGCCGGCCAGCGCTCCCGCCCGGATCCGGTGGCCCCGTGGCCGCAGCCCCGCCCCGACGACCCCGACGGCGCTCGGCCCGGCCGGCGCTCCTGCCTGGCCCCGGCGCCCCAGCCTCACCGGACCCGGCGGCCACGCGGCCCCACCTCGCCGGCCGTCCCCGACGAGGCCGGCTGCCCGTGGTCCGGCCGCCGGGCTCCTCCCACCGCCAGCCAGCAGTAG